One Oryza brachyantha chromosome 3, ObraRS2, whole genome shotgun sequence DNA segment encodes these proteins:
- the LOC102704134 gene encoding probable inactive purple acid phosphatase 1 isoform X2, whose protein sequence is MIGSEFSLLLISENQWVEPPLLCTAPIKFQFANYKNLDYVKTGKGSMRLQLINQREDFSFALFSGGLSNPKLIARSKRVTFVNPKAPVYPRLAQGKSWNEMTVTWTSGYGTKEATPFVKWGPQGQIQSLSPAGTLTFSRSTMCGPPARTVGWRDPGFIHTSFLKDLWPNFKYTYRIGHKLVDGSIIWGHEYSFQAPPYPGEDSLQRVVIFGDMGKAEADGSNEYNDFEPGSLNTTYQLTKDLKNIDMVIHIGDICYANGYLSQWDQFTAQVEPIASSVPYMVGSGNHERDWPGSGSFYGNLDSGGECGVPAQNMFYVPAENREQFWYSMDYGMFRFCIANTELDWRPGTEQYKFIEHCFSSVDRQKQPWLIFLAHRVLGYSSATFYADEGTTEEPMGRESLQPLWQKYRVDIAMYGHVHGYERTCPVYENVCVAKAASHYSGAFTATTHVVVGGGGASLAEYAGVRARWSHVQDRDYGYAKLTAFNHTALLFEYVRSRDGSVHDSFTVSRDYRDILACGVDNCPSTTLAS, encoded by the exons ATGATTGGATCGGAGTTTTCTCTCCTTCTAATTTCAG AGAACCAATGGGTTGAACCACCACTTTTATGTACAGCTCCCATAAAG TTTCAATTTGCAAATTACAAGAATCTCGACTATGTGAAGACAGGAAAGGGGTCCATGAGGCTTCAGCTAATTAATCAGAGAGAggatttttcatttgcattaTTTTCTGGAGGCCTCTCAAAT CCAAAGCTCATTGCACGCTCTAAGAGAGTAACTTTCGTAAACCCAAAGGCCCCTGTGTACCCACGCCTAGCGCAAGGAAAATCCTGGAATGAA ATGACAGTGACTTGGACAAGTGGATATGGTACCAAAGAGGCTACACCATTTGTCAAATGGGGCCCACAAGGGCAAATCCAAAGCCTTTCTCCTGCAGGAACCCTTACATTCAGTCGCAGCACTATGTGTG GTCCTCCTGCCAGGACAGTTGGATGGCGTGATCCTGGTTTCATACATACAAGTTTCCTCAAAGATCTGTGGCCTAATTTCAA GTATACATATAGAATTGGGCATAAGCTAGTAGATGGCTCTATTATCTGGGGACATGAGTATAGCTTCCAAGCACCTCCTTATCCTGGGGAAGACTCTTTGCAGCGTGTTGTCATTTTTGGAGACATGGGAAAG GCTGAGGCTGATGGTTCAAATGAGTACAATGATTTCGAACCTGGTTCACTTAACACGACTTATCAGCTAACTAAAGATTTGAAAAACATTGATATGGTAATCCATATTGGAGACATCTGCTATGCCAATGGTTATCTGTCACAGTGGGATCAATTTACCGCACAAGTTGAGCCCATTGCATCCAGTGTGCCTTACATGGTTGGAAG TGGTAACCATGAAAGAGATTGGCCTGGGTCAGGTTCCTTCTACGGGAATTTAGATTCAGGTGGTGAGTGCGGCGTACCAGCTCAGAACATGTTTTATGTGCCAGCAGAGAACCGTGAGCAATTCTG GTATTCGATGGACTACGGCATGTTCCGTTTCTGCATAGCCAACACCGAGCTCGACTGGAGGCCTGGCACGGAGCAATACAAGTTCATTGAGCACTGCTTCTCCTCCGTCGATCGGCAGAAACAGCCGTGGCTAATCTTCCTCGCGCACCGCGTTCTCGGCTACTCATCGGCCACCTTCTACGCCGACGAAGGCACGACCGAGGAGCCCATGGGCAGGGAGAGCCTCCAGCCGCTCTGGCAGAAGTACAGGGTCGACATCGCCATGTACGGCCATGTCCATGGCTACGAGCGAACCTGCCCAGTCTACGAG AACGTGTGCGTGGCCAAGGCGGCGAGCCACTACAGCGGCGCGttcacggcgacgacgcacgtggtggtcggcggcggcggcgcgagcctCGCGGAATACGCCGGCGTCCGGGCGCGGTGGAGCCACGTCCAGGACCGGGACTACGGGTACGCGAAGCTGACGGCCTTCAACCACACGGCGCTGCTGTTCGAGTACGTCCGGAGCCGCGACGGCAGCGTGCACGACAGCTTCACCGTCTCCCGCGACTACCGCGACATCCTGGCCTGCGGCGTCGACAACTGCCCCAGCACCACCCTGGCGTCGtga
- the LOC102721716 gene encoding protein root UVB sensitive 3 has translation MDSSRSRSAAAVAEAEAPWVTVEEWAGSSASALSRTAILTASHSSLTSRRFGNRWWRVGGRLLGAFVPEGFPGSVTPDYVPFQMWDTLQALSTYIRAMLSTQALLGAIGVGEKSATVIGATFQWFLRDLTGMLGGILFTFYQGSNLDSNAKMWRLVADFMNDLGMLMDLLSPLFPSSLIVIMCLGSLSRSFTGVASGATRAALTQHFALANNAADISAKEGSQETLATMLGMGLGMILAHVTRGQALGVWVSFLSLTIFHMYANYKAVQSLSLTTLNNERSSILQQYFMDNGEVLTPQQVSKQEHILPFWSSWRKLLRIKLPHEHVHLGAKASMLTHPDMLQIAKTRPYYRNENYFLLDKEGSVHIFIHKQAAATDILKSFIHGLVLAYLMQKSKSAHAEASQWIDEKYNTFISKLQIEGYSTERLLSHSIVWRAHWVHGPSEEKLE, from the exons ATGGACTCCTCCCGCTCCCGGAGTGCggccgcggtggcggaggcggaggcgccgtGGGTGACGGtcgaggagtgggccggctcctccgcctccgcgctcTCCCGCACCGCCATCCTCACCGCCTCCCACTCCTCCCTCACCTCCCGCAG GTTCGGCAACCGGTGGTGGCGGGTCGGCGGCCGCCTGCTCGGCGCCTTCGTGCCCGAG GGCTTCCCTGGGAGCGTCACGCCGGACTACGTCCCGTTCCAGATGTGGGACACCTTGCAG GCCCTCTCGACTTACATCCGCGCAATGTTGTCAACGCAA GCTCTTTTAGGCGCTATTGGAGTAGGTGAGAAATCCGCCACGGTCATAGGTGCTACTTTCCAG TGGTTTCTCAGGGATTTGACAGGAATGCTTGGTGGTATACTATTCACTTTTTATCAG GGATCTAACCTTGATAGCAATGCTAAAATGTGGCGCCTAGTTGCAGACTTTATGAATGACCTTG GGATGTTGATGGATCTCTTAAGCCCTTTGTTTCCTTCATCATTGATAGTTATAATGTGCTTAGGAAGCCTATCTCGGTCCTTCA CTGGTGTTGCTAGTGGAGCAACTAGAGCGGCATTAACCCAGCATTTTGCACTTGCAAATAATGCTGCTGATATATCTGCAAAG GAAGGGAGTCAGGAGACACTTGCAACAATGTTAGGAATGGGACTGGGAATGATTCTGGCCCATGTTACCAGAGGGCAGGCTTTGGGTGTATGGGTTTCATTCCTTTCTCTAACAATATTCCATATGTATG CAAATTACAAGGCAGTGCAGTCACTTTCGCTCACGACGCTAAATAATGAGAGAAGTTCCATCTTGCAGCAGTACTTCATGGACAATGGTGAAG TCCTCACACCACAACAGGTTTCCAAGCAAGAGCACATTCTTCCATTTTGGTCAAGCTGGAGGAAATTGCTTAGAATTAAATTGCCACATGAACATGTGCATTTAGGTGCTAAAGCCTCAATGCTTACACACCCTGATAT GCTGCAGATTGCAAAAACAAGGCCCTACTATAGAAATG AGAACTATTTCTTGCTGGATAAGGAAGGCAGTGTTCACATTTTCATTCACAAGCAGGCAGCGGCAACAGATATTTTGAAGTCATTCATACATGGACTCGTGTTAGCGTATTTGATGCAGAAGAGCAAATCCGCGCATGCGGAGGCTAGCCAATGGATTGATGAGAAATATAACACTTTTATCTCAAAG CTGCAAATTGAAGGTTACTCAACAGAACGACTTCTTTCGCATTCGATCGTATGGAGGGCACATTGGGTTCATGGTCCCTCCGAAGAGAAGCTCGAGTAG
- the LOC102721996 gene encoding mitochondrial substrate carrier family protein E → MAASKPSPPPRVAGAGAGTGYWSPAPRSPSPNLTNFFVWREFVWGAIAGAFGEGMMHPVDTLKTRLQSQAIITGAKAQKNIFQMIRTVWVSDGLKGFYRGISPGVTGSLATGATYFGVIESTKTWLENSNPNLSGHWSHFIAGGIGDTLGSFIYVPCEVMKQRMQVQGTRKSWASTATKGSISQTPGAPMYQYYNGMFHAGCSIWRDHGLKGLYAGYWSTLARDVPFAGLMVTFYEAMKELTEYGKRKYLPESNLHASNSFEGLLLGGLAGGCSAYLTTPLDVIKTRLQVQGSTISYNGWLDAITKTWANEGMSGLFKGSIPRIIWYVPASAFTFMAVEFLRDHFKEKTDSDARELTGLSMDTRSEVEEAA, encoded by the exons ATGGCGGCGTCCAAGCCCTCCCCTCCAcctcgcgtcgccggcgccggcgccggaacTGGCTATTGGAGCCCGGCTccgcggtcgccgtcgcccaaCCTCACTAACTTCTTCG TATGGAGGGAATTTGTGTGGGGAGCAATTGCAGGCGCGTTTGGAGAAGGCATGATGCATCCAGTTGACACTCTGAAAACACGTCTTCAAAGTCAGGCTATAATCACAGGGGCTAAG GCTCAGAAGAATATATTTCAGATGATCAGGACAGTTTGGGTCTCCGATGGTCTGAAAG GATTTTACAGAGGAATTAGTCCAGGTGTTACTGGATCGCTTGCTACTGGTGCAACATATTTCGGTGTTATTGAATCAACCAAGACATGGCTGGAGAATTCTAATCCTAATCTAAGTGGCCATTGGTCTCACTTTATCGCTGGAGGAATTG GAGATACACTTGGGTCTTTTATCTATGTGCCATGTGAAGTCATGAAACAGCGAATGCAAGTCCAAGGCACTAGGAAATCTTGGGCCTCAACTGCTACAAAAGGAAGTATTTCTCAGACTCCAGGGGCTCCGATGTATCAATACTATAATGGAATGTTTCATGCTGGTTGTTCTATCTGGAGAGATCATGGTCTGAAGGGACTTTATGCAGG ATATTGGTCTACACTTGCCAGGGATGTCCCTTTTGCTGGTCTTATG GTCACTTTCTATGAGGCAATGAAAGAATTGACTGAGTATGGCAAGAGGAAGTATTTGCCAGAGAGTAATTTGCATGCCAGTAACTCTTTTGAAGGGCTTCTTCTAGGAGGCTTGGCAGGCG GTTGTAGTGCATACTTGACAACCCCCTTGGATGTGATCAAGACAAGGCTGCAAGTACAGGGATCAACAATTAG TTACAATGGGTGGCTGGATGCTATTACAAAGACATGGGCTAATGAGGGAATGAGTGGCTTGTTCAAGGGGAGCATCCCTAGAATAATATGGTACGTACCTGCATCTGCGTTCACGTTCATGGCAGTGGAGTTCCTCAGGGACCATTTCAAAGAGAAGACCGATTCAGATGCCCGTGAACTAACTGGCCTGTCAATGGACACAAGATCAGAAGTTGAGGAAGCTGCCTGA
- the LOC102704134 gene encoding probable inactive purple acid phosphatase 1 isoform X1 — protein sequence MESPRRAVAAALHALVALSVAVAPAAGGGGEQPLSRIGIHRTTFAIQPGAFVDASPLLLGLEGQDREWVTLTYTNPKPSKDDWIGVFSPSNFSDSTCPSENQWVEPPLLCTAPIKFQFANYKNLDYVKTGKGSMRLQLINQREDFSFALFSGGLSNPKLIARSKRVTFVNPKAPVYPRLAQGKSWNEMTVTWTSGYGTKEATPFVKWGPQGQIQSLSPAGTLTFSRSTMCGPPARTVGWRDPGFIHTSFLKDLWPNFKYTYRIGHKLVDGSIIWGHEYSFQAPPYPGEDSLQRVVIFGDMGKAEADGSNEYNDFEPGSLNTTYQLTKDLKNIDMVIHIGDICYANGYLSQWDQFTAQVEPIASSVPYMVGSGNHERDWPGSGSFYGNLDSGGECGVPAQNMFYVPAENREQFWYSMDYGMFRFCIANTELDWRPGTEQYKFIEHCFSSVDRQKQPWLIFLAHRVLGYSSATFYADEGTTEEPMGRESLQPLWQKYRVDIAMYGHVHGYERTCPVYENVCVAKAASHYSGAFTATTHVVVGGGGASLAEYAGVRARWSHVQDRDYGYAKLTAFNHTALLFEYVRSRDGSVHDSFTVSRDYRDILACGVDNCPSTTLAS from the exons ATGGAGTCCCCGCGCCGggctgtggcggcggcgttgcaCGCGCTGGTGGCGCtcagcgtcgccgtcgctccggcggccggaggaggcggcgagcagcCGCTGTCGAGGATCGGCATCCACCGCACCACCTTCGCGATCCAGCCGGGCGCCTTCGTCGACGCCTCGCCGCTGCTCCTCGGCCTCGAG GGACAGGACAGAGAATGGGTGACCCTTACTTATACCAACCCAAAACCATCAAAGGATGATTGGATCGGAGTTTTCTCTCCTTCTAATTTCAG TGATTCTACTTGTCCATCAGAGAACCAATGGGTTGAACCACCACTTTTATGTACAGCTCCCATAAAG TTTCAATTTGCAAATTACAAGAATCTCGACTATGTGAAGACAGGAAAGGGGTCCATGAGGCTTCAGCTAATTAATCAGAGAGAggatttttcatttgcattaTTTTCTGGAGGCCTCTCAAAT CCAAAGCTCATTGCACGCTCTAAGAGAGTAACTTTCGTAAACCCAAAGGCCCCTGTGTACCCACGCCTAGCGCAAGGAAAATCCTGGAATGAA ATGACAGTGACTTGGACAAGTGGATATGGTACCAAAGAGGCTACACCATTTGTCAAATGGGGCCCACAAGGGCAAATCCAAAGCCTTTCTCCTGCAGGAACCCTTACATTCAGTCGCAGCACTATGTGTG GTCCTCCTGCCAGGACAGTTGGATGGCGTGATCCTGGTTTCATACATACAAGTTTCCTCAAAGATCTGTGGCCTAATTTCAA GTATACATATAGAATTGGGCATAAGCTAGTAGATGGCTCTATTATCTGGGGACATGAGTATAGCTTCCAAGCACCTCCTTATCCTGGGGAAGACTCTTTGCAGCGTGTTGTCATTTTTGGAGACATGGGAAAG GCTGAGGCTGATGGTTCAAATGAGTACAATGATTTCGAACCTGGTTCACTTAACACGACTTATCAGCTAACTAAAGATTTGAAAAACATTGATATGGTAATCCATATTGGAGACATCTGCTATGCCAATGGTTATCTGTCACAGTGGGATCAATTTACCGCACAAGTTGAGCCCATTGCATCCAGTGTGCCTTACATGGTTGGAAG TGGTAACCATGAAAGAGATTGGCCTGGGTCAGGTTCCTTCTACGGGAATTTAGATTCAGGTGGTGAGTGCGGCGTACCAGCTCAGAACATGTTTTATGTGCCAGCAGAGAACCGTGAGCAATTCTG GTATTCGATGGACTACGGCATGTTCCGTTTCTGCATAGCCAACACCGAGCTCGACTGGAGGCCTGGCACGGAGCAATACAAGTTCATTGAGCACTGCTTCTCCTCCGTCGATCGGCAGAAACAGCCGTGGCTAATCTTCCTCGCGCACCGCGTTCTCGGCTACTCATCGGCCACCTTCTACGCCGACGAAGGCACGACCGAGGAGCCCATGGGCAGGGAGAGCCTCCAGCCGCTCTGGCAGAAGTACAGGGTCGACATCGCCATGTACGGCCATGTCCATGGCTACGAGCGAACCTGCCCAGTCTACGAG AACGTGTGCGTGGCCAAGGCGGCGAGCCACTACAGCGGCGCGttcacggcgacgacgcacgtggtggtcggcggcggcggcgcgagcctCGCGGAATACGCCGGCGTCCGGGCGCGGTGGAGCCACGTCCAGGACCGGGACTACGGGTACGCGAAGCTGACGGCCTTCAACCACACGGCGCTGCTGTTCGAGTACGTCCGGAGCCGCGACGGCAGCGTGCACGACAGCTTCACCGTCTCCCGCGACTACCGCGACATCCTGGCCTGCGGCGTCGACAACTGCCCCAGCACCACCCTGGCGTCGtga
- the LOC102703854 gene encoding protein RIK isoform X2: protein MTEDRTPKVSNEPTAAAVKQRKKRKWDQPAEDVVSAAAAAAAVAALPLVNFGALSGIAVPGTTAYPAAPLPNVVPVPYTLPAHLAPSVLQTAAAAVQKLSQAKMPDELIAREIVINDADPSVRYKLTKRQTQEEIQRCTSTVIITRGKYHPPNGQPDGEKPLYLHISAGSQLKDTAERIKAVDRAASMIEEILKQGQNPEVTSTSFPSMPSNGQAVHPFSSSIFLGFDADPSLNVAARVRGPNDQYINHIMNETGATVVLRGKGSGNPVNLHAEASQQSLHLYISSMHLKSLEAAKVLAENLLDTIAAEFGAFRTSSSKVYGAVPPPQQLLSDVHTSGMIPDVHSTVGASVSTGALHSVASTGVNASSVSALVAHQSGAPSYSGVPPPSSMICPSQPANGGTFYGGYGGIYPQATPLQQVALTLKHASSSSTEVVPATSMSTSTMAMVNPCSSAESDKHSQRRKFQELPISKGATTELKVFSLTLSEAHRVVIEYGSFTGFITSWSLRPWSLTDDLLLLNWMIACITFDTNTNLQLLH, encoded by the exons ATGACGGAGGACCGCACCCCCAAGGTCTCCAACGAGCCCACCGCTGCGGCGGTCAAGCAGAG gaagaaaaggaagtgGGATCAGCCCGCGGAGGACGTcgtctccgccgcggcggcggccgctgctGTGGCGGCACTGCCCTTGGTCAACTTCGGCGCCCTTTCCGGCATAGCAGTCCCGGGCACTACCGCATATCCTGCCGCTCCGTTGCCGAATGTAGTCCCCGTCCCCTATACTTTGCCGGCGCATCTCGCACCTTCGGTGCTCCAGACTGCTGCTGCCGCGGTTCAGAAATTGAGTCAG GCGAAAATGCCAGATGAGCTTATAGCACGAGAAATTGTTATAAATGATGCCGATCCGTCTGTGCGATATAAGCTTACGAAACGACAAACTCAGGAGGAG ATTCAGAGATGCACAAGCACTGTCATCATTACCAG GGGAAAATATCATCCACCAAATGGACAACCTGATGGCGAGAAGCCACTCTACTTGCATATCTCTGCTGGATCTCAG CTAAAAGATACTGCTGAGCGTATTAAAGCAGTTGATCGTGCGGCTTCAATGattgaagaaattttaaaacaaggCCAAAACCCAGAAGTCACATCGACCTCTTTCCCTTCTATGCCGAGCAATGGACAG GCTGTTCATCCTTTTAGCTCCTCgatatttttgggttttgatGCAGATCCATCACTTAACGTTGCAGCTCGGGTTCGTGGTCCAAAT GATCAGTACATAAATCACATCATGAATGAAACAGGGGCCACCGTTGTACTCAGAGGAAAAGGTTCAGGGAATCCGGTTAATTTGCATGCTGAAG CATCACAGCAATCTCTACACCTATACATCTCAAGCATGCATTTGAAGAGCCTGGAAGCTGCAAAAGTGTTAGCAGAAAACCTTCTAGATACAATAGCAGCAGAATTCGGTGCTTTCAG AACTTCTTCGTCAAAAGTATATGGTGCTGTTCCACCTCCCCAGCAGTTATTGAGTGATGTACACACGTCAGGGATGATACCAGATGTACACTCTACTGTAGGGGCTAGTGTGTCAACCGGAGCATTGCATTCCGTTGCTTCTACTGGAGTTAATGCTTCTTCAGTTTCTGCTTTGGTGGCACATCAATCTGGGGCCCCATCTTATTCCGGGGTTCCACCACCTAGTAGTATGATATGTCCTAGTCAACCAGCAAATGGTGGGACATTTTATGGTGGCTATGGGGGCATTTATCCCCAGGCAACTCCATTGCAGCAGGTTGCATTAACACTAAAGCATGCTTCATCCTCATCAACTGAGGTTGTTCCGGCGACATCTATGTCAACAAGCACCATGGCAATGGTGAACCCTTGTTCATCAGCAGAGTCAGACAAGCATTCTCAAAGGAGGAAATTCCAGGAACTACCAATTTCAAAGGGGGCAACTACAGAACTTAAG GTATTTTCTCTGACCTTGTCTGAAGCTCACAGGGTGGTAATAGAATATGGATCTTTTACAGGGTTTATTACAAGCTGGAGCTTGCGCCCGTGGAGTTTAACTGACGATCTTCTGCTCCTGAATTGGATGATTGCTTGCATTACTTTTGATACTAACACAAATCTGCAACTCTTGCATTAG
- the LOC102703854 gene encoding protein RIK isoform X1 — protein sequence MTEDRTPKVSNEPTAAAVKQRKKRKWDQPAEDVVSAAAAAAAVAALPLVNFGALSGIAVPGTTAYPAAPLPNVVPVPYTLPAHLAPSVLQTAAAAVQKLSQAKMPDELIAREIVINDADPSVRYKLTKRQTQEEIQRCTSTVIITRGKYHPPNGQPDGEKPLYLHISAGSQLKDTAERIKAVDRAASMIEEILKQGQNPEVTSTSFPSMPSNGQAVHPFSSSIFLGFDADPSLNVAARVRGPNDQYINHIMNETGATVVLRGKGSGNPVNLHAEASQQSLHLYISSMHLKSLEAAKVLAENLLDTIAAEFGAFRTSSSKVYGAVPPPQQLLSDVHTSGMIPDVHSTVGASVSTGALHSVASTGVNASSVSALVAHQSGAPSYSGVPPPSSMICPSQPANGGTFYGGYGGIYPQATPLQQVALTLKHASSSSTEVVPATSMSTSTMAMVNPCSSAESDKHSQRRKFQELPISKGATTELKNSQQGSKFVETGLVVLGNTTNSSISPTIKVQSGSIGMLLQDPHHIPAHPSASKNTPPPKNMPPPPPPKNMPPPPPKNMPPPPPKSMPPPPPKFPSNEMLTNEDRHSDLKKPMAPPRSVDVSSVSPPKFCSSQLPSKEPRVEETSGASVPDTLLKLMDYGDDDEDDIIDEMDNALRGNLTSSSGQKPFWAV from the exons ATGACGGAGGACCGCACCCCCAAGGTCTCCAACGAGCCCACCGCTGCGGCGGTCAAGCAGAG gaagaaaaggaagtgGGATCAGCCCGCGGAGGACGTcgtctccgccgcggcggcggccgctgctGTGGCGGCACTGCCCTTGGTCAACTTCGGCGCCCTTTCCGGCATAGCAGTCCCGGGCACTACCGCATATCCTGCCGCTCCGTTGCCGAATGTAGTCCCCGTCCCCTATACTTTGCCGGCGCATCTCGCACCTTCGGTGCTCCAGACTGCTGCTGCCGCGGTTCAGAAATTGAGTCAG GCGAAAATGCCAGATGAGCTTATAGCACGAGAAATTGTTATAAATGATGCCGATCCGTCTGTGCGATATAAGCTTACGAAACGACAAACTCAGGAGGAG ATTCAGAGATGCACAAGCACTGTCATCATTACCAG GGGAAAATATCATCCACCAAATGGACAACCTGATGGCGAGAAGCCACTCTACTTGCATATCTCTGCTGGATCTCAG CTAAAAGATACTGCTGAGCGTATTAAAGCAGTTGATCGTGCGGCTTCAATGattgaagaaattttaaaacaaggCCAAAACCCAGAAGTCACATCGACCTCTTTCCCTTCTATGCCGAGCAATGGACAG GCTGTTCATCCTTTTAGCTCCTCgatatttttgggttttgatGCAGATCCATCACTTAACGTTGCAGCTCGGGTTCGTGGTCCAAAT GATCAGTACATAAATCACATCATGAATGAAACAGGGGCCACCGTTGTACTCAGAGGAAAAGGTTCAGGGAATCCGGTTAATTTGCATGCTGAAG CATCACAGCAATCTCTACACCTATACATCTCAAGCATGCATTTGAAGAGCCTGGAAGCTGCAAAAGTGTTAGCAGAAAACCTTCTAGATACAATAGCAGCAGAATTCGGTGCTTTCAG AACTTCTTCGTCAAAAGTATATGGTGCTGTTCCACCTCCCCAGCAGTTATTGAGTGATGTACACACGTCAGGGATGATACCAGATGTACACTCTACTGTAGGGGCTAGTGTGTCAACCGGAGCATTGCATTCCGTTGCTTCTACTGGAGTTAATGCTTCTTCAGTTTCTGCTTTGGTGGCACATCAATCTGGGGCCCCATCTTATTCCGGGGTTCCACCACCTAGTAGTATGATATGTCCTAGTCAACCAGCAAATGGTGGGACATTTTATGGTGGCTATGGGGGCATTTATCCCCAGGCAACTCCATTGCAGCAGGTTGCATTAACACTAAAGCATGCTTCATCCTCATCAACTGAGGTTGTTCCGGCGACATCTATGTCAACAAGCACCATGGCAATGGTGAACCCTTGTTCATCAGCAGAGTCAGACAAGCATTCTCAAAGGAGGAAATTCCAGGAACTACCAATTTCAAAGGGGGCAACTACAGAACTTAAG AACTCACAACAGGGGTCCAAATTTGTTGAGACAGGTTTAGTTGTTTTAGGTAACACAACCAATTCATCAATTTCACCTACAATTAAAGTTCAGTCTGGATCAATTGGGATGCTTCTTCAAGATCCACACCATATTCCTGCACATCCATCTGCATCCAAGAACACGCCACCACCCAAGAACatgccaccaccgccaccacccaAGAAcatgccaccgccacctcccaAGAACatgccacctccacctcccaaGAGCATGCCTCCGCCACCACCAAAGTTCCCTTCGAATGAGATGTTAACAAACGAGGATAGGCATTCAGATTTAAAGAAGCCAATGGCACCACCGAGATCCGTGGATGTGAGTTCAGTCTCACCACCAAAGTTTTGTTCTTCACAATTACCTTCAAAGGAGCCTAGAGTGGAAGAAACAAGCGGGGCATCCGTTCCTG ATACTCTGCTGAAGCTAATGGATTATGGAGACGATGATGAAGATGACATCATCGATGAGATGGATAACGCGCTTCGAGGGAACCTGACTTCCAGTTCAGGGCAGAAACCGTTTTGGGCTGTGTGA